A window from Nocardioides mesophilus encodes these proteins:
- the panB gene encoding 3-methyl-2-oxobutanoate hydroxymethyltransferase, translated as MSETAAPYGTGPSTPAAPVRRVRTHHLREMKQRGEKFAMLTAYEQYAAQTFDEAGIPVLLVGDSASNNVFGNETSLPVTVDELIPLVRAVTRSAHRALVVADLPFGSYQASPEQAFHTAVRFMKEANAHAVKLEGGTEMLPQVRKLTESGIPVMAHIGFTPQSEHTLGGYRVQGRGDAGTALVDSARALEEAGAFAVVMEMVPGDLAAQVTKQLTIPTIGIGAGPACDGQVLVWQDAFGLRTGRMARFVKQYADLHGVLRDAARAYADDVAAGTFPGPEHTF; from the coding sequence ATGAGCGAGACGGCCGCCCCCTACGGCACCGGTCCGAGCACACCGGCCGCACCGGTGCGACGGGTCCGCACCCACCACCTGCGGGAGATGAAGCAGCGCGGCGAGAAGTTCGCGATGCTCACCGCCTACGAGCAGTACGCCGCGCAGACCTTCGACGAGGCCGGCATCCCGGTGCTGCTGGTCGGCGACTCGGCCTCCAACAACGTCTTCGGCAACGAGACCTCGCTGCCGGTCACGGTCGACGAGCTGATCCCACTGGTGCGGGCCGTCACCCGCTCCGCGCACCGGGCGCTGGTGGTCGCGGACCTGCCGTTCGGCTCCTACCAGGCCTCGCCGGAGCAGGCGTTCCACACCGCGGTCCGGTTCATGAAGGAGGCCAACGCCCACGCCGTGAAGCTGGAGGGCGGCACCGAGATGCTGCCGCAGGTGCGCAAGCTCACCGAGTCCGGCATCCCGGTGATGGCCCACATCGGGTTCACCCCGCAGTCCGAGCACACCCTCGGTGGCTACCGGGTGCAGGGCCGCGGCGACGCCGGCACCGCCCTGGTCGACTCCGCCCGGGCCCTGGAGGAGGCCGGCGCCTTCGCGGTGGTGATGGAGATGGTCCCCGGCGACCTCGCCGCGCAGGTGACCAAGCAGCTGACGATTCCCACCATCGGGATCGGAGCCGGACCGGCCTGCGACGGGCAGGTGCTCGTCTGGCAGGACGCGTTCGGCCTGCGCACCGGCCGGATGGCCAGGTTCGTCAAGCAGTACGCCGACCTGCACGGGGTGCTGCGCGACGCCGCCCGCGCGTACGCCGACGACGTGGCGGCCGGCACCTTCCCCGGCCCGGAGCACACC